A single genomic interval of Penicillium psychrofluorescens genome assembly, chromosome: 2 harbors:
- a CDS encoding uncharacterized protein (ID:PFLUO_002833-T1.cds;~source:funannotate) — MSSLLSKLRGGNLEVFKFGVYIMFPIGWMYYFGTNLDDRFNVKGFWPTAEQSHKIPLDKEEIDQELSRMRGVDAMRSELRKQREVAEEQARARAEAQAQAASQSGQ, encoded by the exons ATGTCGTCCCTTCTCAGCAAACTGCGAGGTGGCAACCTCGAAGTATTCAAA TTCGGCGTGTACATCATGTTCCCCATCGGCTGGATGTACTACTTCGGCACCAACCTCGACGACCGCTTCAATGTCAAGGGCTTCTGGCCCACCGCCGAACAATCGCATAAGATCCCGCtcgacaaggaagagatcgacCAAGAGTTGTCACGGATGCGTGGGGTGGATGCCATGCGGAGTGAGCTACGCAAGCAGCGCGAAGTCGCGGAGGAGCAAGCCAGGGCTCGGGCTgaggctcaggctcaggctgCGTCGCAGAGTGGGCAATAA
- a CDS encoding uncharacterized protein (ID:PFLUO_002831-T1.cds;~source:funannotate), giving the protein MPLIESDVPEDLDGLPARLPFPPVTYSHIMHCSYHDWHPRYRTLAPKSRIIPIPESFVSYLRADGIVLPPEQAPPTDDDDDEDTFSDSGDEAAPDPSAEWQDVHTQIKETIAEFGGWVTPKLNWSSPKDATFMNATNDTQCRTPNDIYLLLKSSDFITHDLEHPFDDCVPDTTMANATPPQVPYHLILRKYVNFNPSLEFRCFVRNRTLLCMTQRDMNHFDFLFPMRDALRSRIQSFFDEKLRDTFPDPNFVFDVYLPPPHQRAWLIDINPWAQRTDPLLFGWLEILQMKDPVGIVEEDDETEGFVRLSLHDGSIITSGPNGLDEGTESEDEEEESGDDSGDEDLAPSLPELRLVKKDDPEAYAFNSAQYSAHKVPKDVVDASLAGPGGMSEFMGQWHEILQKQMQEEREGGSESD; this is encoded by the exons ATGCCACTAATCGAATCAGATGTCCCGGAGGACTTGGATGGTCTGCCGGCCCGTCTCCCCTTTCCTCCGGTTACCTACTCCCATATCATGCACTGTTCCTACCATGACTGGCATCCTCG CTACCGCACTCTGGCCCCAAAATCACGAATAATTCCTATTCCAGAATCCTTTGTATCCTACCTTCGCGCCGACGGCATCGTTCTACCCCCCGAACAAGCCCCACCAacagacgacgacgatgatgaagacaCCTTCTCCGACTCCGGCGACGAGGCGGCGCCCGACCCGTCCGCAGAGTGGCAGGATGTTCACACACAGATTAAGGAAACCATCGCCGAGTTCGGCGGCTGGGTCACGCCAAAGCTTAACTGGAGTTCACCCAAAGACGCAACCTTCATGAACGCCACCAACGACACGCAGTGCCGCACGCCGAACGATATCTACCTCCTCCTGAAAAGCAGCGACTTCATCACGCATGATCTAGAGCATCCGTTTGATGACTGTGTTCCCGACACAACAATGGCAAACGCCACTCCACCCCAAGTACCCTACCACCTCATCCTCCGCAAATACGTCAACTTCAACCCATCTCTCGAATTCCGGTGCTTTGTCCGCAATCGGACCTTGCTCTGCATGACCCAGCGGGACATGAACCATTTCGACTTCCTGTTCCCGATGCGCGATGCGTTGCGGTCTCGCATCCAGTCCTTCTTCGACGAGAAGCTGCGGGATACCTTTCCCGATCCCAATTTTGTATTTGATGTGTACctcccgccgccgcatcAGCGGGCGTGGTTGATCGATATTAATCCCTGGGCCCAACGCACGGATCCGTTACTATTCGGCTGGTTAGAGATTCTGCAGATGAAGGACCCCGTGGGTATTGttgaagaggacgatgagacaGAAGGCTTTGTTCGGCTCTCGCTTCATGATGGGAGTATTATTACCTCGGGCCCGAATGGACTCGACGAAGGCACCGAGTcagaggacgaggaagaagaaagtggtGACGATagtggagatgaagatcttgcaCCCTCTTTGCCGGAGCTCCGCCTGGTGAAGAAAGATGACCCGGAGGCATATGCGTTCAACTCGGCGCAGTACTCGGCGCATAAGGTGCCTAAAGATGTGGTTGATGCGTCGCTGGCTGGACCTGGTGGGATGAGCGAGTTTATGGGGCAGTGGCACGAGATTCTGCAGAAACAGATGCAGGAAGAGCGCGAGGGTGGTAGTGAGTCGGACTAA
- a CDS encoding uncharacterized protein (ID:PFLUO_002828-T1.cds;~source:funannotate), with translation MGSPLTPLTALLVQEADLGLHEYNHALSSIDKYYRRLHDEMQSESVHDQIVLNPNRALQRLQKCFEILRTKNLPTPVSGELFTSLVLPLIPPRDNILTTMQCADLVGSALPLVTRHPSSPYLRQLASTLLPITHLLDILIAHEKYSMLLNVWLLSKRHNLDLDVMTQIAKRLIDLCESCTADHGTVATSETLKKAETLMESLRSLIRAAQEKKQKSQKIENLPPLEQMKALGVDDKKSHHARQDSAPNIKIPATVLEDLHLFGIQALASIRGLTDSLDQLETNTIPSMMRAALKSFPCRPCMERLTGETVAFSKLADVQPFPTKGSGHSYDIFGKRVGLWKVLLSDTALTDARKLARAGKFAPVAKKLRELASGEWKKKNLSQRAGFKKQREMMRVPVLQVTVSQSLSILWQLDVGFYDELPWIQQQIVKVWKIVTANDELDPAISNIVAFQNSYTPEFTKFCLSRPVKHTDGTFLPQKFGNVKGSTSTQMACIIKTSETDKAIVEMSNKFYNLTEPFLKSIAAATGREEFPFDLSPEELDVLLLTRSAYLASKLQAYAKSLIATYSVDASTDDELSDSKPTSFFALKDVDFPFVCTYDDFLGLLENSIRRADRKDFLESTDKPKTVDLIVNKPRVIDFHIFKTEYWGCLSGIAPTSCSPELLFAEIMGVIKGSATSAKTLKPLTRQEYVRRKAKASPAFAAETDREKVYVAFERYERQKKQLKEIDELDRVSDLLKLLKNNSTLERLIRRCFEEIYVDEIQDLRCLDIVLLLSCLSDVRGIHLAGDTAQCISKDSAFRFPEIKSLFYEYYEVIANELKQPSFAKPVQFSLAKNYRPHQGILSFASWVMQLLWNGFPDTIDKLEPEVGQTWGPRPIIFAGFDSSILSAKMIGLVKLNDQVADFGAEQVILVRDEMSKDKLQGQIGEIALVLTILESKGMEFDDVLVYDFFGSSGLGSSYRCLNLLARGARAQFDSQKHAALCSELKHLYVAVTRARKQLWFIETNENSVDPVLQALSESDNPQLADFVKQKDPDVAEKVMVLRAGGSVDPTRWIKRAAHLLHQKNFADALFCYKKANDPRGISHAQACLFEQEGRTCRAGNDHEGLSVCYEKAIVLFLKLELIPEAASCLEGLGQYGKVAELWKERGEYHKAAMYYEQACLFGDASECYHSKGEYEQAVEVLRRGDQFDQLITYLTCNKKLLNSSTLHRYSRLCNILVKQNRISADLRAAAINLLGSDVDKEAFFKEFEMFDQLRIFYEKKGRWLEFYEMSISAGDLTSAMDALFFHKLILTANKKTAEMVFHYAVVEFLFTLKGLANDQPEGDVNLLKSAKETWLESFAVQWQVVFEMIRWAADENRPVDWKRLEDGIPRDFFCLYVCLHPYLPVDIELTLAGDCI, from the exons ATGGGCTCTCCGTTGACGCCATTGACTGCACTCCTAGTGCAAGAGGCCGACCTTGGACTTCATGAGTACAATCATGCGCTTTCTAGCATTGACAAGTACTACCGCCGCCTCCATGATGAGATGCAGAGCGAATCAGTCCATGACCAGATCGTGCTCAATCCCAACCGGGCCCTGCAGCGCCTACAGAAATGCTTCGAAATTTTGAGAACCAAGAACCTACCTACTCCAGTATCAGGGGAGCTATTCACGTCTCTTGTGCTACCGCTAATTCCTCCACGAGATAACATCCTCACAACCATGCAATGTGCCGACCTGGTCGGCTCAGCACTGCCTCTTGTTACCCGTCACCCTTCTTCGCCGTACCTCCGCCAACTTGCGAGCACTCTGCTGCCTATTACACATCTTCTCGACATACTCATTGCCCATGAGAAGTACAGTATGCTGTTGAATGTGTGGCTGCTTTCCAAGCGGCACAACCTGGATCTGGACGTCATGACTCAGATCGCAAAGCGCCTGATCGATCTTTGTGAATCTTGCACGGCGGATCATGGCACAGTCGCCACCTCAGAAACCTTGAAAAAAGCGGAAACATTGATGGAATCTCTGAGGTCTCTGATCCGTGCTGCccaagagaagaaacagaagtCTCAAAAGATCGAGAACCTTCCTCCCCTGGAACAAATGAAGGCCCTCGGCGTTGACGACAAGAAATCTCATCATGCTCGTCAAGATTCCGCTCCGAATATCAAGATTCCCGCTACCGTTCTCGAAGACCTACATCTTTTTGGGATCCAAGCGCTGGCGTCGATACGCGGTCTGACTGATTCACTCGATCAACTTGAAACCAACACCATACCATCCATGATGCGCGCTGCTCTAAAGAGCTTCCCTTGCAGGCCCTGCATGGAACGCTTGACTGGTGAAACAGTCGCATTCTCAAAGCTAGCAGATGTGCAGCCGTTTCCAACCAAAGGCTCAGGGCATTCATATGACATCTTTGGGAAGCGTGTCGGGCTGTGGAAAGTTCTGTTATCTGATACAGCTTTGACAGATGCAAGGAAGCTGGCTCGTGCAG GCAAATTTGCTCCCGTTGCGAAGAAGCTCAGGGAGCTGGCCAGTGGTGagtggaaaaagaaaaatttGTCCCAGCGCGCAGGCTTCAAGAAACAAAGGGAGATGATGCGCGTTCCTGTGCTGCAGGTGACTGTTTCTCAATCCCTGTCAATTTTATGGCAGCTGGATGTTGGTTTCTATGATGAGCTTCCATGGATACAGCAACAGATCGTGAAAGTCTGGAAAATTGTTACTGCAAACGATGAg CTGGATCCCGCTATCAGCAACATCGTTGCTTTTCAGAACTCTTACACGCCTGAGTTCACGAAATTCTGCCTGTCACGCCCCGTTAAGCACACAGATGGAACATTCCTTCCACAAAAATTTGGCAACGTGAAAGGTTCCACTTCCACTCAAATGGCATGTATCATCAAGACATCTGAGACTGACAAAGCCATTGTTGAGATGTCAA ACAAGTTTTACAATCTCACGGAGCCATTTCTCAAGTCCATTGCGGCGGCAACAGGCAGAGAAGAATTTCCTTTTGACTTGTCTCCAGAGGAGCTTGATGTT CTCCTCCTGACTCGCTCTGCATACCTGGCATCTAAGCTGCAGGCATACGCAAAGAGTCTGATTGCAACCTACTCTGTCGATGCATCAACTGACGATGAGTTGAGTGATTCGAAGCCGACATCGTTCTTTGCCCTTAAGGATGTAGACTTCCCCTTTGTCTGCACTTACGACGACTTCTTAGGCCTGCTTGAAAATTCAATTAG GAGGGCGGATCGCAAAGATTTCCTCGAAAGCACGGACAAGCCGAAGACTGTTGACCTGATTGTGAACAAGCCCAGGGTCATTGACTTTCACATTTTCAAGACGGAGTACTGGGGTTGCCTATCTGGCATTGCCCCTACCTCCTGTTCTCCCGAGCTTCTTTTTGCGGAAATCATGGGTGTCATCAAGGGCTCCGCTACCTCCGCCAAAACCCTCAAACCGCTCACTCGGCAAGAGTATGTCCGACGAAAGGCCAAAGCATCTCCTGCTTTTGCGGCTGAGACGGACCGTGAAAAGGTTTATGTGGCTTTTGAGCGATACGAGAGACAAAAGAAGCAACTGAAAGAGATCGATGAGCTCGATCGGGTCAGTGATTTGTTGAAGTTGCTGAAAAACAACTCCACCCTGGAGCGACTCATTCGCCGCTGTTTTGAGGAGATTTATGTCGATG AGATCCAGGATTTGCGGTGCCTGGACATCGTGCTGCTTCTGAGCTGTCTCAGCGATGTCAGAGGCATTCATCTGG CTGGCGATACTGCTCAATGTATTTCCAAGGACTCAGCTTTTCGTTTTCCGGAGATTAAGTCTTTGTTTTATGAGTACTACGAAGTAATTGCCAATGAGCTGAAGCAGCCTTCTTTCGCAAAGCCCGTCCAGTTCTCCCTGGCCAAGAATTACCGTCCTCATCAAGGCATATTGAGCTTTGCGTCCTGGGTGATGCAACTACTCTGGAATG GGTTTCCAGACACCATCGACAAATTGGAGCCAGAAGTTGGCCAGACATGGGGACCGCGGCCCATTATCTTCG CCGGGTTTGATTCATCAATCTTGTCGGCAAAGATGATCGGATTGGTCAAGCTCAATGATCAAGTGGCCGATTTCGGTGCTGAACAAGTCATTCTTGTCCGAGACGAAATGTCTAAAGACAAACTTCAGGGTCAAATTGGCGAGATCGCTCTGGTTTTGACCATCCTGGAGAGTAAAGGTATGGAGTTTGACGACGTCCTCGTGTATGACTTCTTCGGTTCCAGTGGGCTGGGGAGCAGCTATCGATGCCTGAACCTTCTGGCTCGAGGTGCACGAGCTCAATTTGATTCTCAGAAGCATGCG GCATTATGCTCGGAACTCAAG CATCTGTATGTTGCAGTTACTAGAGCGCGGAAGCAACTTTGGTTCATAGAAACCAACGAGAACAGCGTGGACCCCGTTCTTCAGGCGCTCTCGGAAAGCGACAATCCCCAACTCGCGGATTTTGTGAAACAGAAGGACCCGGAT GTTGCGGAAAAGGTCATGGTCTTGCGGGCCGGTGGCTCTGTAGACCCCACGAGATGGATTAAAAGGGCAGCGCACCTTCTGCACCAGAAGAATTTTGCGGAT GCTCTATTCTGTTACAAAAAGGCCAATGATCCCCGTGGTATATCTCACGCGCAGGCTTGCTTGTTTGAGCAAGAAGGACGAACTTGCCGGGCGGGCAATGACCACGAAGGATTATCTGTCTGCTATGAGAAAGCAATCGTGTTGTTTTTGAAGCTTGAGCTTATCCCGGAAGCAGCTAGCTGCCTTGAAGGGCTGGGACAGTATGGCAAGGTGGCAG AGCTTTGGAAAGAGCGTGGCGAGTACCACAAAGCTGCAATGTATTACGAGCAAGCATGCCTCTTTGGAGACGCCTCGGAATGCTATCATTCAAAGGGTGAATATGAACAGGCAGTGGAAGTCCTGCGCCGAGGTGATCAATTCGATCAGCTTATCACCTACCTCACTTG CAACAAGAAGCTTCTCAACTCCAGCACTCTCCATCGCTATTCGAGACTCTGCAACATTCTGGTCAAGCAAAACCGCATATCGGCTGACTTGAGGGCGGCGGCCATCAACCTCCTCGGGTCGGATGTGGACAAAGAGGCCTTCTTCAAAGAGTTTGAGATGTTCGACCAACTCCGTATTTTCTAcgaaaagaaaggcagatGGCTTGAATTCTACGAAATGTCAATCTCAGCGGGCGATCTCACCTCCGCGATGGACGCACTGTTTTTCCACAAGCTGATCTTGACGGCTAACAAGAAAACCGCCGAGATGGTCTTTCATTATGCTGTCGTTGAATTTCTCTTCACTCTCAAGGGGCTCGCCAATGACCAGCCTGAGGGAGATGTCAATTTACTGAAAAGTGCCAAGGAAACGTGGCTGGAAAGTTTTGCTGTGCAATGGCAGGTGGTTTTTGAGATGATTCGGTGGGCTGCAGATGAGAATCGTCCCGTCGATTGGAAGCGATTGGAAGATGGTATCCCAAGAGACTTCTTCTGTCTTTACGTTTGTCTACACCCCTATCTCCCTGTTGATATTGAACTGACATTAGCAGGTGATTGCATTTGA
- a CDS encoding uncharacterized protein (ID:PFLUO_002829-T1.cds;~source:funannotate) has translation MERVETNSLVWFPALLSVVELATTYVLCLINPGNAVVIPWSWALFHLPIVMQSSSAGSVSPSDSVKMAHLSCLTIMVSSFCRLLDKMEFAINNHELGFMGRRRAPAGMIKRRNTDYLTTVALNFSHWPVIPKGFLGIWGQMQKTLAFTAPPSVTTARGFQKFREESIRLYTTYNGKDELYVISLDNKSQPPLHFRDFVENHGRFERLITVLKSSRLAVNPLAMLTGEDSTAVEEYSRHELEMITNLQRRWRRVMKLIEEKRRMRETPEGKIITSLQRVCSLKFSSVPGHSHLSIKNKVRLRKLLFTDGLNILVELETAAANIQRLKDTCKFLFLNTFALAEIEELDTIRARINHVDAGLDALTAKWTLKWIGSVILIMSPRTLEQHAREAIHDLRAVKQETEVVEYQLDAFASPSKPKRL, from the exons ATGGAAAGAGTCGAAACGAATTCGCTTGTCTGGTTTCCTGCGTTGCTGTCCGTCGTCGAACTAGCAACCACATATGTC CTTTGCTTGATCAACCCGGGAAACGCCGTTGTCATCCCATGGTCGTGGGCTCTATTCCATTTGCCCATTGTCATGCAATCTTCCTCTGCCGGTAGTGTTTCGCCATCGGATAGTGTCAAAATGGCGCACCTGAGCTGCCTCACCATCATGGTTTCGAGCTTCTGCCGTCTGCTGGACAAGATGGAGTTTGCAATCAACAATCATGAGCTGGGATTCATGGGACGTCGCAGGGCTCCAGCAGGGATGATTAAGAGACGAAACACTGATTATCTGACAACGGTGGCTCTGAATTTCAGCCACTGGCCCGTCATCCCAAAGGGGTTCCTGGGCATCTGGGGTCAGATGCAGAAG ACGCTTGCTTTCACAGCTCCACCAAGCGTGACAACAGCCCGCGGTTTCCAAAAGTTTCGAGAGGAGTCCATACGTCTTTACACAACCTACAACGGCAAGGATGAGCTGTACGTCATCTCGCTTGACAACAAGAGCCAGCCTCCTCTTCACTTCCGAGATTTCGTTGAAAATCACGGCCGGTTTGAGAGGTTAATTACGGTCCTGAAGTCCTCGCGGCTTGCAGTCAATCCGCTGGCTATGCTCACAGGTGAAGATTCGACGGCTGTGGAGGAATATTCCAGACATGAACTCGAGATGATCACCAATCTCCAGCGACGTTGGCGGCGTGTGATGAAGTTGATCGAAGAGAAACGGCGCATGCGAGAAACCCCAGAGGGAAAGATCATCACTTCCTTGCAGAGGGTCTGTTCTTTGAAGTTCAGCTCCGTCCCTGGTCACTCGCACCTGTCTATCAAGAACAAAGTCCGCCTGCGGAAGCTGCTTTTCACCGACGGTCTCAACATTCTGGTTGAGCTGGAAACAGCGGCCGCCAATATCCAGCGTCTAAAGGATACCTGCAaatttttgtttttgaacACCTTTGCCCTCGCAGAaattgaagagctggataCGATCCGCGCCAGGATCAACCACGTTGATGCTGGGCTGGACGCTCTCACGGCGAAGTGGACTCTCAAGTGGATCGGGTCGGTGATCTTGATCATGTCTCCACGGACCCTGGAGCAGCATGCACGCGAGGCAATCCACGACCTACGGGCCGTCAAGCAGGAGACTGAAGTGGTTGAGTATCAGCTCGACGCATTTGCTAGCCCTTCCAAGCCTAAGAGGCTTTAA
- a CDS encoding uncharacterized protein (ID:PFLUO_002830-T1.cds;~source:funannotate), translated as MAPEAPDPQSLKTWKDAFQYPIPTVRRVEQELRRDIASNKEKLRALVGTRYRELVGTAETIVSMNSEIQDVESVLTEVGRRCNPRLVERKHLHARQIRSDAAEKDVEKHTFGAQLALLHRCTTSVARLLRRRASLLLIAKILVVSRRLHNTLSKPKSLPPFLDDLRNQLASLRQTLLKRIDKRLASANVTEDQIVEALATYCLVTSSSSDDAIHHFHQVRLEVITSQLESSRENIPKILRLFIRTLQTSKSLRSRQFSDVLSKLKARPILSDPEIRNLDGLEIEVLGRWVAPDVENFTPWIKMSDLSRTEGVEMIKEWSLQAFEKFCTGCQKSLADSDDFSELLSLRADTVELWLSSWGLTLTHPSVDVLERLRTIFNDQLSRVLTAQAHKLDEFGSQVVSIISNWKHTDDNDLGSLWDMDLISADYINGASPFKQTVIDRLLGCDDAVSQAVKQYQSWLGSIQEVNSSINSLRRIRWPDLLVGAEEEDDDVEVIPSLNEADPRLLTDALHVAVRKAFDALQTSFSQAFKTLGSLHASEKATFLLRITRLIRRDIPTDFVAEDFIFSSDTVPDLQKLLARATLTQAGSLTLIPTLRTDPQTGLLRIVPGRSLWEGEPVTPVQPSPLTFKFLRHLTATMDETGPDLWDPSTLLILKSTLQEQLEEAITSALKDLDTSRIPEAKPELNGDQPAHEDPQEETKSRNEGESPKSEAHTADAPSQAEILRDWKLQLFFDSLYLAEMLGDSEKLAGAIEKAQKGAELSAPVVKTTRNLAQDYWKRTELLFGLLAQR; from the exons ATGGCCCCCGAGGCTCCAGATCCCCAGAGCCTCAAGACCTGGAAAGATGCTTTCCAATACCCGATTCCCACGGTCCGCCGTGTGGAGCAGGAACTGCGCCGGGACATTGCCAGCAATAAGGAGAAGCTTCGCGCTCTCGTGGG CACGAGATACCGAGAGCTAGTCGGCACAGCGGAGACGATTGTGTCTATGAATTCGGAGATCCAAGATGTGGAATCGGTCTTGACAGAGGTTGGTCGGCGATGTAACCCTCGACTGGTGGAAAGGAAGCACTTGCATGCGCGGCAGATCAGAAGCGATGCTGCGGAGAAAG ATGTCGAGAAACATACTTTCGGTGCCCAGCTCGCTCTCCTCCACCGATGCACTACCTCCGTTGCGCGGCTGCTGAGACGACGCGCTTCTTTGCTACTAATCGCAAAGATCCTGGTAGTTTCCAGACGGCTTCACAATACCCTTTCAAAGCCCAAATCCCTGCCGCCTTTCCTCGACGACTTGCGCAACCAACTAGCGTCCCTCCGACAAACTCTTTTGAAACGAATCGACAAGCGCTTAGCTTCTGCCAATGTCACGGAGGACCAGATCGTCGAAGCCTTGGCCACTTACTGTCTCGTAACGAGCTCTTCGTCCGACGACGCCATTCATCATTTCCACCAGGTGCGCTTAGAGGTTATCACCAGCCAGTTAGAATCATCACGCGAGAATATTCCCAAGATTTTGAGGCTGTTTATTCGGACGTTGCAGACTTCAAAGTCTCTGCGGTCACGCCAGTTTTCAGATGTGCTCTCTAAGCTCAAGGCACGGCCTATTCTCTCTGACCCGGAGATTCGCAACCTGGACGGGCTGGAAATCGAAGTTCTGGGTCGCTGGGTGGCCCCAGATGTTGAAAATTTCACACCATGGATTAAAATGAGTGACTTGTCCCGGACAGAAGGCGtggagatgatcaaagaATGGTCACTGCAGGCCTTTGAGAAATTCTGCACAGGCTGCCAAAAAAGTCTCGCAGATAGTGACGACTTCTCTGAATTATTGTCACTACGCGCTGACACTGTCGAACTATGGCTCTCCTCCTGGGGCTTAACGCTCACACACCCATCTGTTGATGTCCTTGAACGCCTTCGCACCATCTTCAACGACCAGCTCTCGCGGGTCCTGACGGCACAGGCCCACAAACTCGACGAATTTGGTTCCCAAGTTGTGTCGATCATCTCTAACTGGAAACACACTGACGATAACGACCTGGGATCCCTATGGGACATGGACCTCATCAGTGCAGATTATATCAACGGCGCTAGCCCCTTCAAACAAACCGTCATAGACCGACTGCTCGGCTGCGATGACGCCGTCTCCCAAGCAGTAAAACAGTACCAATCCTGGCTTGGATCTATCCAAGAAGTCAACTCATCCATCAATTCATTGCGTCGTATCAGATGGCCCGATCTTCTTGTGGGAGctgaagaggaagacgacgatgtTGAAGTCATTCCCAGTCTGAACGAGGCCGATCCGCGGCTGTTGACTGACGCACTTCATGTCGCTGTCCGCAAGGCATTCGATGCTCTGCAAACTTCATTTAGCCAAGCTTTCAAGACACTCGGCTCGTTGCACGCAAGTGAAAAGGCCactttcctcctccgcatcacACGTCTCATCCGCAGAGATATCCCCACAGACTTCGTGGCAGAAGACTTTATCTTCTCGAGTGACACTGTTCCTGATCTGCAGAAATTGCTTGCAAGAGCAACTCTTACCCAGGCTGGCTCCTTGACCCTCATACCGACTTTGAGGACTGATCCACAGACGGGCTTACTGAGGATTGTCCCTGGTCGGTCACTCTGGGAAGGCGAACCGGTTACCCCTGTTCAGCCTTCACCTTTGACATTTAAATTCCTTCGCCACCTCACGGCGACGATGGATGAGACCGGTCCAGACCTTTGGGATCCGTCTACCCTCCTAATCTTGAAGAGCACACTTCAAGAGCAACTGGAGGAAGCAATCACATCTGCACTGAAGGATTTAGATACTTCAAGAATACCTGAAGCCAAACCCGAGCTGAATGGAGACCAGCCAGCCCATGAAGATCCACAGGAAGAAACAAAGTCTAGGAATGAAGGCGAATCCCCGAAATCGGAGGCCCACACTGCCGATGCTCCAAGTCAAGCTGAAATCCTGCGTGACTGGAAATTGCAGCTGTTTTTCGATTCTCTCTATCTGGCAGAGATGCTAGGCGATTCGGAGAAGCTGGCTGGGGCTATTGAGAAGGCTCAGAAGGGCGCAGAACTGAGTGCCCCTGTTGTGAAGACCACCAGAAATCTTGCTCAGGACTATTGGAAACGGACGGAGCTGTTGTTTGGTCTTCTTGCTCAGCGTTGA
- a CDS encoding uncharacterized protein (ID:PFLUO_002832-T1.cds;~source:funannotate) — translation MSNDQLITVSYRDRVAIVTLNRPDKLNALNQDLYYLLGERLREIDQRDDIYITVLTGTGRFFSAGADVTSTRPSGDLNSNVRRELVKGFVSNNVDVTRTFYNHSKILVVALNGPAVGLSAALIAHADFIYAAPHAFILTPFSSLGLVAEGGASRAFVERLGITKANEALIMSKRITCDEMVAANFVNKVIQAPSGRPEDSDGFLKKVLEEVEDRLGTHLNQSSLLKIKELVRRPERELLDRQSGLEAFMGLERFLSGVPQEEFRRVASGEKKHKL, via the exons ATGTCCAAcgaccagctcatcaccGTCTCCTACCGGGACCGCGTCGCTATCGTGACCCTCAACCGGCCCGATAAGCTCAACGCCCTCAATCAGGACCTGTACTACCTGCTCGGCGAACGGTTGCGTGAGATTGACCAACGGGATGATATCTACATCACCGTCTTGACGGGCACTGGCCGGTTCTTCTCTGC CGGCGCAGATGTAACTAGCACCCGCCCTAGCGGGGACCTCAACTCAAACGTGCGCCGCGAGCTAGTCAAAGGCTTCGTCTCCAACAACGTCGACGTCACACGCACCTTCTACAACCACTCCAAGATCCTCGTAGTAGCGCTCAATGGCCCCGCCGTCGGCTTATCCGCCGCCCTGATCGCGCACGCGGATTTCATCTATGCCGCCCCGCATGCCTTCATACTCACCCCGTTCTCATCGCTGGGCCTCGTCGCCGAAGGCGGCGCCAGCCGCGCCTTCGTGGAGCGTCTCGGCATCACCAAGGCCAATGAGGCGCTTATCATGAGCAAGCGGATTACCTGTGACGAGATGGTGGCTGCGAACTTTGTGAATAAGGTTATCCAGGCGCCGTCGGGTCGGCCGGAGGACTCGGATGGCTTTTTGAAGAAGGTTCtcgaggaggtggaggatAGGCTGGGTACGCATTTGAATCAGTCGAGCTTGCTCAAGATTAAGGAGCTGGTTAGGAGGCCGGAGCGGGAGCTCTTGGATCGTCAGAGTGGCCTTGAGGCGTTTATGGGGCTGGAGCGTTTCTTGAGTGGTGTGCCGCAGGAGGAGTTTAGGCGGGTGGCTTCCGGTGAGAAGAAGCATAAGCTGTGA
- a CDS encoding uncharacterized protein (ID:PFLUO_002834-T1.cds;~source:funannotate) produces the protein MTIILYFLTALVRWIRLKIYQYEVTFAIYMLTPTEKIIFNSLLLTLVTMIATGIYIYLPDHLRSIYGHLYYYWAGERPLMVARFASINSVFGETATQNLKVVYETTKNVAAAVAANTAPAEHSVVGEL, from the exons ATGACCATCATCCTCTACTTCCTAACGGCGTTGGTCCGCTGGATCCGGTTGAAGATCTACCAGTACGAGGTGACCTTCGCGATCTACATGCTCACTCCGACGGAAAAAATCATCTTCA actcCCTCCTTCTCACCCTCGTCACCATGATTGCTACCGGCATCTATATCTACCTGCCCGATCACCTCCGCTCCATCTACGGCCACCTGTACTACTACTGGGCCGGCGAGCGCCCGCTCATGGTCGCCCGCTTCGCATCCATCAATTCCGTGTTCGGGGAGACGGCGACGCAGAATCTGAAGGTTGTGTACGAGACGACGAAGAAcgttgccgccgccgtcgcggcTAATACGGCCCCCGCGGAGCATTCTGTTGTCGGCGAGCTGTGA